The stretch of DNA ATCAAATTTTCTTGACTTAAAACACGTAATGCTTAATGCGAGATATATACATTTTGCAATTTTATGGGCGTCTGTCGAAGCTTAAGTGAAAAGGTGACGAAAGCTTTAAGAAACAGAGCTATACGGAAAATAAGTACATGCCCAAAGCCAGGCCAACACAGAAATTCGATATGAATCTCGTGCGGACTTTTCGTACAGGCTTTGTAATAAATAAAAATTAAACCCCGTGGTGTTTAATACCACGGGGTTTATTTGGTGACCCATCCGCGACTCGAACGCGGGACACCCTGATTAAAAGTCAGGTGCTCTACCAACTGAGCTAATGGGTCATATGCGGCCACCTTAAAGCGGCCATTTTGGCTGGGGCGGCTGGATTCGAACCAACGAATGACGAGTCCAAAGCCCGTTGCCTTACCACTTGGCTACGCCCCAAAAAACTGGGGTGGATGATGGGATTTGAACCCACGACCCCCAGAGCCACAATCTGGTACTCTAACCATCTGAGCTACATCCACCACGTTATTTGCTTTGCGCCGGTTCCCCAACGCAAGATTTATCTTATCACATTCGCTTCGCCAAGTCAAGAAACGTTTTTTTGTAATATTAACCAATAACCTGTTTGCCGGCCCAACGCCTCAGGCGCTATTATACCTTTATCATGGCATAAATTCCTGCCCGGCGCAAGACCCAAGCATCACCCAGCTAATCCATACATATAACCTGTCTGTCAGGTATTTACATTTATTATTCACGCTTGATTATTCCCGTTCCAGCGCCTGCTTTAGCTTGGTATAAGTTATTTCTAATGCCTCGGAAATTACTCGTACGTCGCCAAATACAGGCATGAAATTGGTGTCGCCACCCCAGCGGGCCACAATATGGATATGCAGATGACCGGGAATACCGGCCCCTGCTACTTTACCCAGGTTAATACCTATATTAAAGCCATCGGGGTTAAAAGCACTGCGCTGCACCCCGACCATGCGCCGGGTGACAGCAAACAATTCCTGCATTTCATCAAGGGTCAGTTCTTCAATATCACCCACGTGCCGTTTGGGAGCCACCAGCAAATGACCATTATTATAGGGATAAATATTCAGTATCACAAAAACCTTGTCGCCCCGGTAAAGTACATAATTATCCCCGTCTTTATCGGTGCCGGCATTTAATTTCTCACAAAATATACATCCATCGCCACGTTCCTTACCAACATAAACACCACGCCACGGTGCCCAGAGCCTGTCCATATCCATGCCCCCTGTTATTATTTTTGTGGAAATTGATAATAGCATATATTTCTATATTTACAGGGCAAGTCCTGCCGGACTAGGTTCTTTGCCATACCTCCAACTGCGGGTAATATTTATAAGATTGGCCGTTACCCCGGCCGAAGTAATTAAAGGCCATCAATCTTCCAATGCTGTCGAATTCCATTTCACCCGAAGCATCCCAGTGCGGACAGGTCAGCTCATTATAAAAGATAATTTTCCGCAGATCATTACTATGTTCTAAAAAATCAATGAATTTATCTAAAACCCCTATGGCGCGCACCTGGTCCTCTGCATGGTTCCACAACCCGTACTTTTCTTTGCCCAGCAAACTGCGCAACAGTTGAGGGTGGAAAAGGACTATATGATTAAACAGCCCGGTGGGCTTTATTTTCAATCCACACCGCCAGCCCGACAGATTCCA from Desulfoscipio gibsoniae DSM 7213 encodes:
- a CDS encoding HIT family protein gives rise to the protein MDRLWAPWRGVYVGKERGDGCIFCEKLNAGTDKDGDNYVLYRGDKVFVILNIYPYNNGHLLVAPKRHVGDIEELTLDEMQELFAVTRRMVGVQRSAFNPDGFNIGINLGKVAGAGIPGHLHIHIVARWGGDTNFMPVFGDVRVISEALEITYTKLKQALERE